GGTTCTTGAGTAAACCTTTTTCTTGACTCAAAAAATGTGTATTTTCAATGGTTATCACTTCTTAAATCGACTTTGTCTGTATTGGTGCGACATAAAATAATTATATAGATAAGATGTAGCCAACACGATTACGTATGGCGAAAATCGGTAAATTCTCTAGGAAATACGGACTGTTCTTGTCCAACGCTTCCAATGAGGAGATTGTTTCCGTATCGAAGGAACTGATGAACGGCCTGTCCGCAGAGATGAAGGTGACCCACAATACCTCCGTAGCTCTGCTTGCGACCTCGATGGTAACGCTCATCATGATGATCTCCCTGATCTCCGGGATGTCCTCTACCCTCATCGGTACCGCGAAGTCCATCATTCTCCTGACCAAGATTACCGCCATCGCCATGGTCTGCATCTCCGCGGTGCTCTCGGCGAAGGTGATCATGAGCATGTCGGATGCATCCTTCGTCGCAACCATCCTCTGGAGGAACGTCAGGGAGACCGCGGATGACGAGTCCGCATACGAACAGACTCAGGCGATCAGGGTCATCGGTTCCATCATGACCGTTGCCAAGCAGTATGTCAAGCTTGCCGCACTGGCAATCGCAGTAGCTGTCATTCTGCTTGGTGCGGGATACATATACGAAACACTGGCTGTCGCCGGGTACCTCTGAGGGATAGAATGGCCGTTATCAACAGAAAGTTGTCCATAGCTTTCGTAGTCCTTGCCGCTGTGTTAGTATCGTTCTCCGTCTACTCGTCAGATAACTCCGATTCCGCAGACACGACCTATGTGCGCAACATCTCCATCGAGATCTATGACCAGACCTCTGCTGATTACAGCCGTCTCGCATATCTCTCGGACAAACTGCCCTCCAGCCTCAACGCCACCGAGTGGAACAGGGATGCCGCCAGCGGCCTGTGGTACAATGTCAACACCAACAGTTCCGATGTGGGCAAGATCCTGAGGTACGGCATGGTCACCGGAATCACCGTTGATGAGATCCGCACCGACATCCTTGCGGCATACAGCAGCGTCTTCACCGGAACCGATTTCATCATCACCCAGGTCGGTTACGACATCTACGGAGAGTGCGGAGTCAACATCGAGATCAAGAAGGACGGAACCTCCGTGCTCAGCAAGGATGTGACCGCTTCGAAGGACGTGGCGGGCCGTTATATCGCCAACTCCGTCGAGGCTGCTTATCAGTATACTCTGAACGCCTCCGGCGACATCCCCGTGGCTGCACCGGCAGGATTCTATACACTCACCATCAAATGCAATGGTATTACCGCGGGATCCGCGACCACCGGATATCTCGGAACCGTCTACAACCTGTACGGAAACGTCGAGGACAAGGGCGGAAAGCCGATCCCCAACGCCACCATCGCCTACGAGATTACCGACAGCGATGGTAACGTCATGTCTTCCGGAAGTCTTCTGACCGACCAGTACGGAGAATATATCCTCCGTTCCGTCGGAGGCACCATCGTCAACATCAACTCCGTCTCCGCAGCGGGATTCACTTTCAAAACCACAACCTACAGTTACGGAACGATCACCGGCGATGCCTATCCCGGTATGACTTTCGTTTCCAATGAGAACTACATCCGTGTGCTCGTCAAGGATCAGAGCGCAAGGCCCGCCGAGAATGTCGAGATCAGGGCCGAGTGGTACAGGTCCGTAGACAACGGTGACGGAACTTACACCTACGAGAGGAAGACCGACGGTGTCAGCATCCCCTCTGCTACGGATGCGAACGGTGTCGCACTCGTCACCCTTTCCCAGGTATTCAGCGAATACAACCTGTATATCAAGGGAATGTCCGGACAGTACTCCTTCACCGATGTGGACAACCGTATCAACCCTTCGACCACCAGGACCGAACCTCTCCCCGAATACCTCAACGGAGCCGGAAACGCATACGCCAACGTGGTCTCCTTCCCAGATGTGGGAATCAAAGCAGAC
The sequence above is a segment of the methanogenic archaeon ISO4-H5 genome. Coding sequences within it:
- a CDS encoding transmembrane protein; this translates as MAKIGKFSRKYGLFLSNASNEEIVSVSKELMNGLSAEMKVTHNTSVALLATSMVTLIMMISLISGMSSTLIGTAKSIILLTKITAIAMVCISAVLSAKVIMSMSDASFVATILWRNVRETADDESAYEQTQAIRVIGSIMTVAKQYVKLAALAIAVAVILLGAGYIYETLAVAGYL